Proteins found in one Paenibacillus sp. FSL R10-2782 genomic segment:
- a CDS encoding pyrimidine/purine nucleoside phosphorylase, giving the protein MTQFDGVSVVKKANIYYDGQVTSRTVILGDGSKVTLGIMLPGTYEFGTDSREIMEILAGDLKVLLPGTEEWLEIQGTATFHVPAQSSFKLEVRSVTDYCCSYPE; this is encoded by the coding sequence ATGACACAGTTTGATGGAGTCAGCGTAGTTAAAAAAGCAAATATATATTACGACGGTCAGGTTACAAGCCGTACGGTTATTTTGGGTGACGGCAGTAAGGTAACATTGGGAATTATGCTGCCTGGAACGTATGAATTCGGCACGGATTCTCGTGAGATTATGGAGATTTTGGCAGGGGATTTGAAGGTGTTGCTTCCAGGTACTGAGGAATGGCTGGAAATACAGGGAACGGCAACGTTCCACGTGCCTGCGCAATCTTCCTTCAAGCTGGAAGTACGAAGCGTAACGGATTACTGCTGTTCTTACCCGGAATAA
- a CDS encoding NAD(P)-dependent oxidoreductase, with product MKNIGFIGLGTMGAPMASNLLKQGYGVTVYNRTASRCEPLAEQGARTASTPREAAEGQQLVITMVSDDHSIRDIYYGEDGVFAGLTPGVTVMDNSTISPELVKQLAAEADKLGCSFIDAPVTGSKPAAVDGTLVFMVGGDAEAIAAQSDVFDTLGKKVLHMGPNGSGAVAKLAHNTMVGINNLALAEGFAIAAKSGIPAESFLELVQLGSAGSKAADLKGRKIIEHDFSNQFSLALMLKDLKLAASLTDNQSIPAPMLSIAKSLFQAGQTQGYGDEDLSAVVKTYEAWIGHTIGGKPLK from the coding sequence ATGAAAAACATCGGATTTATCGGACTGGGCACCATGGGCGCCCCAATGGCATCCAATCTGTTGAAGCAGGGATATGGAGTCACGGTCTACAACCGCACCGCTTCACGCTGCGAACCACTGGCAGAACAAGGCGCGCGTACGGCTTCAACGCCCCGTGAGGCGGCTGAAGGCCAGCAGCTGGTCATTACCATGGTCAGCGATGATCACTCGATCCGTGATATCTACTACGGCGAGGACGGCGTGTTTGCCGGTCTTACGCCTGGTGTAACTGTGATGGACAACAGCACCATTTCACCTGAGCTGGTCAAACAACTGGCCGCCGAAGCGGACAAGCTGGGATGTTCCTTCATTGATGCTCCGGTAACGGGCAGTAAGCCTGCTGCTGTGGACGGTACGCTCGTGTTCATGGTCGGCGGTGACGCGGAGGCCATTGCCGCACAGTCGGACGTTTTTGATACGCTGGGCAAAAAGGTGCTTCACATGGGACCGAATGGCAGCGGGGCCGTAGCCAAGCTCGCACATAACACGATGGTCGGTATTAACAATCTCGCTCTGGCTGAGGGCTTTGCCATCGCCGCCAAATCCGGTATTCCGGCGGAAAGCTTCCTTGAGCTGGTACAGCTCGGATCGGCAGGCAGCAAGGCTGCTGACCTGAAAGGACGCAAAATCATCGAGCATGATTTCAGCAACCAGTTCTCACTGGCCTTGATGCTCAAAGACTTGAAGCTTGCTGCCTCGCTGACGGATAACCAGTCCATTCCTGCGCCTATGCTGTCCATTGCCAAAAGCCTGTTTCAAGCCGGTCAAACGCAAGGCTACGGAGATGAGGACTTGTCCGCTGTCGTGAAGACCTATGAGGCTTGGATCGGCCACACTATTGGCGGTAAGCCACTCAAATAA
- a CDS encoding glucose-6-phosphate isomerase: MSKKVIFDYTKALSFVGQHEIDYFAEPIKLAHEQLHNQTGVGSDFLGWIDLPTNYDKEEFARIQKAAAKIQSDSEVLIVIGIGGSYLGARAAIEMLSHSFHNALPKDKRKGPAVYFAGNNISSTYVNHLLELIEGKDFSVNVISKSGTTTEPAIAFRVFRAALEKKYGKEEARKRIYATTDKERGALKKLANEEGYESFIIPDDVGGRYSVLTAVGLLPIATAGINIEEMLQGAADASKEYSNPNVAENEAYQYAAVRNALYRKGKAIEILVNYEPSLHFVSEWWKQLYGESEGKDYKGIYPASVDFSTDLHSMGQFIQEGSRNIFETVIQVENVPSHITIEADEDDLDGLNFLAGKTVDFVNKKAFQGTLLAHTDGQVPNLIVNIPDLSPYSFGYLAYFFEKACGISGYLLGVNPFDQPGVEAYKKNMFALLGKPGFEEQKAELEARLSE, translated from the coding sequence ATGTCTAAAAAAGTTATTTTCGATTACACCAAAGCGCTCTCCTTTGTAGGACAGCACGAAATTGATTATTTTGCAGAACCGATCAAGCTGGCTCATGAGCAGCTGCATAACCAAACCGGTGTAGGTTCCGATTTCCTGGGTTGGATTGACTTGCCTACCAATTATGATAAAGAAGAATTTGCACGCATCCAAAAAGCTGCTGCAAAAATCCAAAGTGATTCCGAAGTGCTGATCGTCATCGGCATCGGCGGTTCTTACCTTGGCGCACGCGCTGCGATTGAAATGCTGTCGCATTCCTTCCACAATGCACTGCCTAAGGACAAGCGCAAAGGCCCGGCTGTTTATTTTGCAGGCAATAACATCAGCTCTACATATGTGAATCATCTGTTGGAACTGATTGAAGGAAAAGACTTCTCCGTGAATGTCATTTCCAAATCAGGTACAACAACAGAGCCAGCTATCGCTTTCCGCGTATTCCGTGCGGCTCTGGAGAAAAAATACGGTAAAGAAGAAGCGCGAAAACGTATTTATGCAACAACCGATAAAGAACGTGGCGCTTTGAAAAAACTGGCCAACGAGGAAGGCTACGAATCCTTCATTATTCCTGATGATGTAGGTGGCCGTTACTCCGTGCTGACAGCAGTAGGCTTGCTGCCGATTGCTACAGCAGGTATTAACATTGAGGAAATGCTCCAAGGGGCGGCAGACGCTTCCAAGGAATACAGCAATCCGAATGTAGCTGAGAACGAGGCTTACCAATATGCAGCCGTTCGTAACGCGTTGTACCGCAAAGGTAAAGCTATTGAAATTCTTGTGAACTATGAGCCGTCTCTGCATTTCGTTTCCGAGTGGTGGAAACAATTGTACGGCGAAAGCGAAGGCAAGGATTACAAAGGGATCTACCCTGCTTCCGTTGACTTCTCGACAGACCTGCACTCCATGGGACAATTCATTCAGGAAGGTAGCCGCAACATTTTCGAAACGGTTATCCAAGTGGAAAATGTACCTAGCCACATCACCATCGAAGCAGATGAGGATGATCTGGATGGATTGAACTTCCTGGCAGGCAAAACGGTGGACTTTGTAAATAAAAAAGCATTCCAGGGTACATTGCTGGCTCACACAGACGGACAAGTACCAAATCTGATCGTGAACATTCCTGACCTGAGTCCTTACTCCTTTGGGTACCTGGCTTATTTCTTCGAAAAAGCTTGCGGCATCAGCGGCTACCTGTTGGGTGTAAATCCGTTCGATCAACCAGGCGTGGAAGCTTACAAGAAAAACATGTTTGCCCTGTTGGGTAAACCAGGCTTCGAAGAGCAAAAAGCGGAGCTTGAAGCGAGATTGTCCGAATAA
- a CDS encoding YigZ family protein, with protein sequence MLEQYRTVRGSGSKEIVIRKSRFIGHIQPVQTEEEAAAFIERIKKEHWNATHNCSAYMIGERDEIQKQSDDGEPSGTAGKPILEVIRNQKLKNVAIVVTRYFGGILLGAGGLIRAYSDGAVAAIEAGDAITRVLHREIFVELDYTWLGKVENELRNRSIRTGETMFTDKVTLTCLPLAGDAESFSNWITDLTQGQSLVSEGEQLYFIEGE encoded by the coding sequence ATGTTGGAACAATACCGAACTGTACGCGGCTCCGGCAGCAAGGAAATTGTGATCCGGAAATCCCGTTTTATCGGTCACATCCAGCCTGTTCAGACCGAGGAAGAAGCGGCGGCTTTTATCGAGCGCATTAAAAAAGAGCATTGGAACGCAACCCATAATTGTTCTGCCTATATGATCGGGGAACGAGACGAAATCCAGAAGCAATCGGATGACGGTGAACCGAGTGGTACGGCGGGCAAGCCTATTTTGGAGGTTATCCGTAACCAGAAGCTGAAAAATGTGGCAATTGTCGTTACCCGTTACTTTGGGGGGATTTTGCTGGGAGCAGGCGGTCTGATTCGTGCCTATTCAGACGGTGCTGTTGCAGCCATTGAGGCAGGGGATGCGATTACGCGTGTGCTGCATCGTGAAATTTTTGTGGAATTGGATTACACCTGGTTGGGCAAAGTGGAAAATGAATTGCGAAATCGCAGCATCCGTACAGGAGAAACCATGTTTACGGATAAAGTTACCTTAACCTGTCTGCCGCTGGCTGGTGATGCGGAATCCTTCAGCAACTGGATAACAGACTTGACACAGGGACAATCGCTTGTGTCGGAGGGAGAGCAGCTTTACTTTATTGAAGGGGAATAA
- a CDS encoding TetR/AcrR family transcriptional regulator encodes MARRAVEQELSRGRILEAARHLFITKGYRAISMRSIGQHLGYSHGSLYYHFKEKAELFYAIVIEDFNTLRGILLQGAIGTLEDGLNRLEHLMLEFIRFGLENPYQYEIMFMMHDEELFAYCRTEQNRCVELFASMIRQELSGQGHSEEDCSRVPQSLFLSMHGFVSFYIQDGLTFEEIRPAALAHVKLLCRNL; translated from the coding sequence ATGGCTAGAAGAGCAGTAGAACAGGAGTTGTCAAGAGGGCGGATTCTGGAAGCGGCCAGGCACTTGTTTATTACCAAGGGCTACCGTGCTATTTCAATGCGCAGCATTGGCCAGCATCTGGGTTACAGTCATGGTTCATTATACTATCATTTTAAAGAGAAGGCTGAACTGTTCTACGCCATTGTGATTGAGGATTTTAATACGTTACGCGGGATTTTACTGCAAGGAGCAATAGGCACGCTGGAGGATGGTCTGAACAGACTGGAGCACTTGATGCTGGAGTTTATCCGTTTTGGCTTGGAAAATCCTTATCAATACGAAATTATGTTCATGATGCATGATGAAGAACTGTTCGCTTACTGTCGCACGGAGCAAAACCGTTGTGTGGAATTATTCGCGTCCATGATCCGTCAGGAATTAAGTGGTCAGGGACATTCAGAGGAAGATTGTTCACGAGTACCGCAAAGTCTGTTTTTGTCTATGCACGGCTTTGTGTCCTTTTACATTCAGGATGGTTTAACATTTGAAGAGATCAGGCCCGCTGCTTTGGCACATGTAAAGCTGCTGTGCAGAAACCTATGA
- the cysA gene encoding sulfate ABC transporter ATP-binding protein, which produces MHVEVRGLNKHFGNFHAVKDVSFDIQAGHLIGLLGPSGGGKTSILRILAGLEQPDAGEIHFHGKRVNELAPQERGIGFVFQNYALFKHMSVYDNIAFGLKVKKSSKARIKERVTELVELTGLKGFEHRYPHQLSGGQRQRVAFARALAPEPQLLLLDEPFAAIDAKIRQELRTWLRELIERVGITSIFVTHDQDEAIEVADEIMVINQGRLEQKGTPWDIYKKPGTPFVASFIGESTVIEQADSLKGFEEAAGTGACALIRPEYIDVGPSEEFALLSATEEGIVKHLHFRGSEWMVEVQVGDHRLMTYRSLEKSTLEPDQQVRVLVHRAYLYNDQSSWMVENRLKKDPMPVMI; this is translated from the coding sequence ATGCATGTAGAAGTAAGGGGTTTAAACAAGCATTTCGGTAATTTTCACGCGGTTAAGGACGTATCCTTTGATATTCAAGCGGGTCATTTGATTGGTTTACTCGGTCCGAGTGGTGGCGGTAAAACGTCCATTCTTCGGATTTTGGCGGGTCTGGAGCAACCGGATGCGGGCGAAATTCATTTTCACGGAAAAAGGGTAAACGAGCTGGCCCCGCAGGAACGCGGAATTGGATTTGTATTTCAAAACTATGCTTTGTTCAAGCATATGAGCGTGTACGACAATATTGCCTTTGGTCTAAAAGTGAAAAAAAGCTCCAAAGCCCGCATCAAGGAACGCGTCACAGAGCTGGTCGAGCTGACAGGACTTAAAGGCTTCGAGCATCGTTATCCGCATCAGTTGTCCGGTGGACAGCGGCAGCGGGTTGCTTTTGCGCGTGCCTTGGCACCAGAGCCTCAATTGCTGCTGCTGGATGAGCCTTTTGCAGCCATTGACGCCAAGATTCGCCAGGAGCTGCGTACCTGGCTGCGAGAGTTGATTGAGCGGGTGGGGATCACTTCAATTTTCGTCACCCATGATCAGGATGAGGCTATTGAAGTAGCCGATGAAATTATGGTGATCAATCAGGGACGGCTGGAGCAGAAGGGAACACCTTGGGATATCTATAAAAAGCCGGGGACGCCGTTCGTAGCTTCCTTTATCGGGGAATCGACGGTGATCGAGCAAGCGGACAGTCTCAAAGGCTTCGAGGAAGCTGCCGGAACGGGAGCATGTGCCTTGATCCGTCCGGAGTATATTGATGTCGGGCCAAGCGAGGAGTTTGCGCTTTTGTCGGCGACCGAGGAAGGCATTGTGAAGCATTTGCATTTTCGGGGGAGTGAATGGATGGTTGAAGTACAGGTCGGGGATCACCGGCTCATGACGTACCGTTCATTAGAGAAGTCCACGCTGGAGCCTGATCAGCAGGTGCGCGTGCTAGTGCATCGGGCTTATCTGTATAACGACCAGTCCAGTTGGATGGTGGAAAACCGTCTCAAGAAGGATCCAATGCCTGTTATGATTTAA
- a CDS encoding MBL fold metallo-hydrolase, producing MNRLIFLGTGDAMGVPRVYCDCLVCTEARTTGANVRLRSSVLIESETEDFMIDCGPDWSKQMEIRGLRFIRTILVTHAHFDHIGGLPEWADACRWTGNRGRLYAPQEVIDTILRQFSWLPGHIDLIPVDQGALLGGWNIRGWRVNHGKNGYSYAYRLEKDGFSWAYCSDSIGLNDAEILPLHNLDMLILGTSFYHEEAVYATRSVYDMLEAQELIERLQPNSTVFTHMSHDVDVTRNYGLLDGISLARTGMSLPLE from the coding sequence ATGAATCGGCTTATTTTTCTTGGCACGGGGGATGCGATGGGTGTTCCGCGTGTGTATTGTGATTGTCTCGTATGTACGGAGGCCCGCACGACAGGGGCAAATGTGAGGCTGAGGTCGTCTGTACTGATCGAAAGCGAGACGGAGGACTTTATGATTGATTGCGGCCCGGACTGGTCCAAGCAGATGGAAATACGCGGGCTTCGCTTCATCCGTACGATCCTCGTGACGCATGCACATTTTGACCATATTGGAGGACTGCCGGAATGGGCGGATGCCTGTCGCTGGACCGGGAACAGAGGTCGTTTGTACGCTCCACAAGAGGTCATCGACACGATCCTGCGTCAATTTTCCTGGCTTCCGGGGCATATTGACCTTATCCCTGTCGATCAGGGAGCCTTGCTTGGAGGATGGAATATCCGGGGTTGGCGTGTGAATCACGGGAAGAACGGATATTCTTACGCTTATCGATTGGAAAAGGACGGCTTCTCGTGGGCCTACTGTTCGGATTCAATCGGACTAAATGATGCGGAAATTCTGCCCCTGCACAATCTGGATATGCTCATACTGGGAACGAGCTTTTATCATGAAGAGGCCGTATATGCAACCCGCTCGGTATATGACATGTTGGAGGCTCAGGAGCTTATAGAGAGACTCCAGCCCAACAGCACCGTGTTTACACATATGTCGCATGATGTGGATGTCACACGCAACTACGGGCTTCTGGATGGGATCAGCCTGGCACGGACTGGAATGAGCCTGCCATTGGAATAA
- a CDS encoding PLP-dependent aminotransferase family protein, giving the protein MGKNNSELLFPADHALKLYEQVIHYVTVRIDRGDWQADTKLPSVRSLAQELGVHRLTVFRAYQELKQRGLVYVKDKSGYYVHASPATGHAKYAGYPGHSSIDLTFHSESAHAADDPSVSAWRGMDGLSRVQSVNANFQFSKALIDPSLLPNRYWGELMMQVFEKHPKVAATYSSVQGDSELRDAMAQHFSVDKHFALSPDEVLITSGAQQAIDLISRSLIRTGDRVLTERPAYGPAMEIFRRQGARLTMTDIRPEGYDMEHIEWCMKTEKPRVFYINPTFHNPTGFTVPDEQRKRLPELAERYGCLIVEDDSTYDISFGQKPPLPIFAYDISGSVVYIRSYSKYVAPGLRIAAVTCRPQLMNSLLNVKALVDNGSPLLNQKLFLQYFQSPRMQQHLKKICIALQIRKETMEDSLRDSGWTWTSPAGGLSLWLQLPSTLKPNELLAKCVQESVTFVPGNVFDPIGEEGKTHVRLSYSYANELQIKEGIATLLRISRTM; this is encoded by the coding sequence GTGGGCAAGAACAACAGCGAATTACTCTTTCCAGCCGATCATGCCTTAAAGCTGTATGAGCAGGTCATCCATTATGTGACTGTGCGGATTGATCGCGGGGATTGGCAAGCAGACACGAAGCTGCCGTCCGTAAGAAGCCTGGCTCAGGAGCTGGGTGTACATCGGCTAACCGTTTTCCGGGCCTATCAGGAGTTGAAGCAACGGGGACTGGTTTATGTAAAGGACAAATCTGGATATTATGTTCATGCTTCCCCAGCGACCGGCCATGCGAAATATGCTGGCTACCCGGGGCATTCATCCATTGACCTTACGTTTCACTCCGAATCCGCCCATGCGGCAGATGATCCGTCTGTTTCAGCCTGGAGAGGAATGGATGGACTTAGCCGCGTTCAATCGGTGAATGCGAATTTTCAGTTTTCCAAAGCGCTGATTGACCCGTCTCTCCTGCCCAACCGATATTGGGGTGAGCTGATGATGCAGGTATTTGAAAAGCATCCGAAAGTAGCGGCCACTTATTCCTCTGTACAGGGCGATTCCGAGCTTCGGGATGCGATGGCGCAGCATTTTAGCGTCGATAAGCATTTTGCATTGTCACCAGACGAAGTACTGATTACTTCCGGAGCACAGCAGGCCATCGACCTGATTTCCCGTTCTCTGATCCGGACAGGGGATCGCGTATTGACCGAGCGTCCCGCTTATGGCCCTGCTATGGAAATATTCCGCAGACAAGGTGCGCGCCTGACCATGACCGATATCCGACCGGAAGGCTATGATATGGAACACATTGAATGGTGCATGAAGACAGAAAAGCCACGTGTGTTCTATATCAATCCAACGTTTCATAACCCGACTGGCTTCACGGTACCCGATGAACAGCGCAAACGTCTGCCCGAGCTGGCCGAGCGCTACGGCTGCCTTATTGTCGAGGACGACAGTACCTATGACATCAGCTTTGGGCAAAAGCCGCCTTTACCTATTTTCGCTTATGATATTTCGGGAAGCGTCGTCTACATTCGCAGCTATAGCAAATATGTCGCGCCAGGTCTGCGAATCGCAGCCGTGACCTGCCGACCACAGCTCATGAACAGCCTGCTGAACGTCAAAGCACTGGTAGATAACGGCTCGCCATTGCTGAATCAAAAGCTGTTCCTGCAATACTTTCAATCTCCACGCATGCAGCAGCATCTCAAAAAGATATGTATCGCGCTCCAGATCCGTAAGGAAACGATGGAAGACAGCCTCCGCGATTCCGGCTGGACATGGACCAGCCCGGCAGGTGGCCTCAGTCTGTGGCTCCAGTTGCCTTCTACGTTGAAACCTAATGAACTGCTCGCCAAATGCGTACAGGAGTCGGTCACCTTCGTACCAGGTAATGTATTCGATCCGATTGGCGAGGAAGGCAAAACACATGTGAGATTGTCCTATTCGTATGCCAATGAGTTGCAAATTAAAGAAGGCATCGCGACCCTTCTCCGCATCAGCCGAACGATGTAA
- a CDS encoding EamA family transporter — MIGIAFTIMCLIFGTTFLAIKVGVEAGLPPFFSAGVRFFAAGAILFIAMKMMGKVRWSLLWRKEMVLIGAGTTFGTFSALYWAEQYVSSGIGAILSATGPMMIVILQSMLLRKKTSRITVIGCMISFLGVVLVVLPGLAVQISGLWLAGCLVILLGELCYSGGALYSKRVMDVFRETNPIALNAVQMLHGGWMLLLLSAITEPWSSEGWQYLPAMGSLLYLILFGSMIAHTLFYWLMERTNPLFPTTWLYISPPIAVGLGALVYGEHVSWWMLAGVVLIVTGLMLMNNGMIRLVNRRKVRSAA, encoded by the coding sequence ATGATTGGTATCGCGTTTACGATAATGTGTCTTATTTTTGGTACAACGTTTTTGGCAATAAAAGTGGGAGTAGAAGCGGGACTTCCGCCGTTTTTTTCGGCAGGCGTACGTTTTTTCGCGGCAGGAGCTATTTTGTTTATCGCCATGAAGATGATGGGAAAAGTTCGCTGGTCGTTATTATGGCGGAAGGAAATGGTACTCATTGGAGCGGGAACGACCTTTGGTACGTTTTCAGCCTTGTATTGGGCAGAGCAATATGTCAGTTCGGGGATCGGAGCTATTTTGTCAGCTACCGGACCGATGATGATTGTTATTTTGCAATCAATGCTGCTAAGGAAAAAAACGTCGCGGATTACAGTCATTGGCTGCATGATCAGCTTTCTTGGCGTCGTGCTGGTGGTGCTGCCCGGATTGGCGGTTCAGATTAGCGGCCTGTGGCTGGCGGGATGCCTTGTCATTTTGCTGGGGGAGCTCTGTTATTCCGGGGGTGCTCTTTATTCCAAGCGGGTGATGGATGTATTTCGTGAAACCAACCCGATTGCTCTGAATGCGGTGCAAATGCTCCATGGGGGATGGATGCTGCTGTTACTGTCTGCGATTACGGAGCCGTGGAGTTCTGAGGGGTGGCAGTACCTTCCTGCCATGGGCTCTTTATTGTATCTGATTCTGTTTGGTTCGATGATTGCACATACACTGTTTTACTGGCTCATGGAGCGTACAAATCCTCTTTTCCCGACGACGTGGTTGTATATTTCACCGCCGATTGCGGTGGGATTGGGAGCCTTGGTGTATGGAGAGCATGTAAGCTGGTGGATGCTGGCGGGAGTGGTGCTCATTGTGACCGGATTAATGCTTATGAACAATGGAATGATTCGTCTGGTGAACAGGCGAAAGGTGCGTTCTGCTGCCTGA
- a CDS encoding Cof-type HAD-IIB family hydrolase: MYKLIAIDIDDTLINDQKEVTPATQLALEAAVAKGVVVTLATGRAYASAKQLARQTGLNVPIITYQGALIKNLLDENVLYERYVPLVAARRLYEFCVERNLHLQTYIDDKLYTREDNQKIKDYTALNNTEYFVEPVFSKLVELPTPKMLIIDEPEVLDKLIPELRELLGDEVHITKSKPHFLEIMHHEGTKGHALTFLANHYGCDLSETIAIGDSWNDHEMLECAGLGIAMENAIPDLKKLADYITSSNNEDGVKHAIDKFVLNAE; this comes from the coding sequence ATGTATAAATTAATTGCCATTGATATTGATGATACACTCATTAACGACCAGAAAGAAGTTACTCCTGCAACGCAACTGGCGCTTGAAGCTGCTGTAGCCAAAGGTGTCGTGGTTACACTTGCAACAGGACGTGCTTATGCATCTGCCAAACAACTCGCCCGCCAAACTGGCTTGAACGTTCCGATCATTACGTACCAAGGTGCCTTGATTAAAAACCTGCTGGACGAAAACGTGCTGTATGAGCGTTATGTTCCACTCGTGGCTGCACGTCGCTTGTATGAATTCTGCGTGGAACGCAATTTGCATCTGCAAACGTATATAGATGACAAATTGTACACACGTGAAGATAATCAGAAAATCAAAGATTACACCGCGCTAAACAATACGGAATATTTTGTTGAGCCTGTATTCAGCAAATTGGTAGAACTTCCTACGCCTAAAATGCTGATTATTGACGAGCCGGAAGTGCTTGACAAATTGATTCCAGAACTGCGCGAGCTGCTTGGTGATGAAGTGCATATTACCAAATCCAAGCCTCATTTTCTGGAAATCATGCATCATGAAGGCACTAAGGGTCACGCTCTTACGTTCCTTGCTAACCATTACGGCTGTGATCTGTCCGAAACGATTGCAATCGGCGACTCCTGGAATGATCACGAAATGCTCGAATGCGCAGGCCTCGGCATAGCGATGGAGAATGCCATTCCTGATTTGAAAAAGCTGGCTGATTACATTACTAGCAGCAATAACGAAGACGGTGTTAAGCACGCCATCGACAAATTCGTGCTGAATGCTGAATAA
- a CDS encoding lipoate--protein ligase yields MLFIDNQGIHDPAINLAIEEYALKHLQLDDSYLLFYINQPSIIIGKHQNTIEEINAEFVRDNNIQVVRRLSGGGAVYHDLGNLNFSFITKDNGESFHNFLKFTQPVIDALRQMGVEAEMTGRNDLQVGERKISGNAQFATRGRMFSHGTLMFNLNLDNVAASLHANPEKFKSKSTKSVRSRVANISELMDREMTIEQFREELLRYIFGAELDQVPQYKLTDADWAKIHEISAERYQSWDWNYGQSPESNIKHTRKFPVGIIDIRMDLKEGHIRDIKIYGDFFGVGDVADIENILRGKRYDEGEVRQALSPLDLKHYFGNIELDDFVGLVFLED; encoded by the coding sequence ATGCTGTTCATCGACAACCAGGGCATACACGATCCAGCCATTAATCTTGCCATTGAGGAGTACGCGCTCAAGCATCTTCAGTTGGACGACAGCTATCTGCTGTTTTACATTAATCAGCCTTCTATTATTATAGGCAAGCATCAAAATACCATTGAAGAAATCAACGCCGAGTTTGTCAGAGACAACAACATTCAAGTCGTTCGTCGCCTGTCCGGCGGCGGGGCTGTATATCATGACCTCGGTAATTTAAATTTCAGCTTCATTACAAAGGATAACGGGGAGTCCTTTCATAATTTCCTCAAATTCACGCAGCCTGTCATAGACGCCCTGCGCCAAATGGGTGTGGAAGCCGAAATGACTGGACGCAACGATCTTCAGGTCGGTGAGCGCAAAATTTCAGGGAACGCCCAATTTGCCACGCGCGGACGCATGTTCAGCCACGGTACATTGATGTTTAACCTGAACCTGGACAATGTGGCTGCATCACTGCATGCCAATCCAGAGAAGTTTAAATCCAAAAGTACTAAATCTGTCCGTAGCCGCGTCGCTAACATCAGCGAGCTAATGGACCGTGAGATGACCATTGAGCAATTCCGCGAAGAGCTGCTGCGTTACATATTCGGTGCAGAGCTGGACCAGGTACCCCAATATAAGCTAACCGATGCCGACTGGGCCAAAATCCATGAAATTTCCGCTGAACGCTACCAATCGTGGGACTGGAACTATGGTCAATCCCCTGAAAGCAATATCAAGCACACACGTAAATTTCCGGTTGGCATTATTGATATCCGCATGGATCTCAAGGAAGGCCACATCCGTGATATTAAAATCTACGGCGATTTCTTCGGTGTGGGTGACGTCGCTGATATTGAAAATATTCTGCGCGGCAAACGCTACGATGAAGGGGAGGTTCGTCAAGCCTTGTCCCCTCTTGATTTGAAGCATTATTTCGGAAATATTGAGCTGGACGATTTTGTAGGACTCGTATTTTTGGAAGACTAA